AAATAAAAGGTATTGCGCTGTTGGGGATTTGTAACGAAAACAATCCGTACAAGGCAATAGGAATTCAACAAGCATAAAAGTTCATTGAGGATATTGCTATCAAATTAAAAAAGCGGATAACAATGCTGTTATCCGCTTTTTATCACACAATACTAAACCTACAAATCGTTCAACCACTTATTTACCTCATCTTGTGTTTTACCGGTCTTCTTTTGAAGCTTACCTACCAATTCGTCTTCTTTGCCCTCAGCATACAATAGATCATCGTCAGTAAGGTCTGCATATTGTTGTTTTACCTTGCCTTTGATTTCGTTCCAACGGCCTTTCCATGTTAATTCGCTCATAATTACTTTGTTTTATTGTTTGTTAATAGAACAGTATCGCTCCGTAAATCGTTTAGAAAATAATGTTATAAAATGTTAAACTCACAACGTTCACCTGGCAAACAGGCGCTTTCTATTTTTCGCAAGACTATTTCCGATTACAATTGGCCGTCCATGCCTTGCCGTCTTTTGTATAACCAATTGTCAATTTACCGGCATCAATACGGATAAATCCCGTACCTGCTGAGCCGATATTAACTAAGACGTTATCCTTTTTTTCAAAATCTACTCCATTGAGATTAGGAATGCCATTTCCAAAAGCAAAATTATAGGTATCGCCAACTTTTGTTACAGTAACCGTTCCTTCTCCCGAGGCAACATCGTTATCATTGTTGTTCATGTCATCAAAGCCAATAGTGCCTTCATATTTTCCAACAAAAAGATCGTTATCAGCCGGATCATCATCTTTGCTACATGATGTAAAGCCTACTAATACTGTTAAAATAAGCATACCTAGTCCCAGTGTTTGAATTAATTTTTTCATACGTCGATGTGTTAATGTGAATAATTTATGTATTACAGCAGGGTAAAATTCAAACTTTGTGCCAGTCCAAATACAAGATTCGAAACATACGTATCAAAACGCCCAAGAAGAGGTATAAATACCGAACTAGCGAATAAATACACAACGATCGTATACAGATATCCGAAATACTCCATTTCTATTAATAAGTCATTATGATTTTTTTGTGTTTTTAAGACCATAACTGGTTTTTCCCACCACATTGGAGTAATCTAACTCCAATGTAGTAGGAAAAAACTCCGGTATGATGCATGATTAAATCCCATATAAAAAAAACAGCCTTATTTATGAAATTATTTTCCGTCTTTCTATTTTTTATTGCCCTCCAGTCTTGCACCTTTCAGCGGATAGAAAAAAAAGAAAAAGGCTCTTTGTATATCAATACATCAATCCCCGCACATAGTTCCTTAGCCATCTCAGCCGAAGATGCCAGTCCATTTTCCATTGCGGCTAAAAAAATGTCGATTGGTCGGATAAAAATTTTGAATGAATCAGGGGAGATTGAGATGGAGAAGAACAAAACATACACACTGAATGTCAACCAGAAAGGGAACATCGTATTCCTAAATCAATCCAATCAAGGAACTAATATCCAATTGAGAGTCTATAACCATACATCGAAGATCATTCAGAAAACAAATCTCATCCACTAAGAAAAGAGGCAAAATATTTTTTAAAAAACTTGGAGCGAAAGCGCATTATCGCTAAATTCATTTATTCCAAGCCTACACTATGGAAATCAATTATGCGTCTATTGTCCGAAGATTTGAGGAATACTTTGACCTATGGAGTTCCAAAGTATACCAATATGCGCTCAACAAAACCAAATCTTCTTATCTAGCCGAAGAAACTGTGCAGCGTGTATTTATCAAACTCTGGAAAAATATGCGTGACAAAAATATTGATTCCAGCATAGAATCCCAGATATTCTGTATCACCCGAACAGTAGTGATTGATTTGGTCAAAGCAGAGTATAATCGAAAGAAACTTTTGGATCACGATCAGACAGTTGTCTTGCGGCATAGTCCTCATGATGATTTTTATGCCAAACAACTTTCATCCACACTCCATGAAATTGTCGATAAATTACCAAAGAAACGCAGGGAGATCTTTATGCTAAGCCGGTTTTCCAATCTTTCGCATCAAGAAATTGCTAAAAAGCTAGCCATATCGACGAAAACCGTAGAAAACCAACTAACGCTAGCACTAAAAACCATTCGCAAGGCTTTATTGTTCAGTATACTGGTGCAAATTATTTTTTAATTTCATTGGGGGCTACCTCATTTTCGATCGTAATCTTATTAGATGAAGATTACAAAAGAATTGATCGACAATTACCTAAGCGGTAAAGCCAATGCGGAAGAAATTGCGGCCATAGAAAACGCGCTAGCTAATAACGAGTTTTATTGGGAGGATCTTATGCCAGGTGCGGAATGGCAAGAATATGAGGTGGATTCGGATTTTAAAAACCAAAAAGAAATAAAAGCGCATATTTTCAAACAAATAGGGCAAAAAAACAAGGATCGATTTAACTGGTTAAAATATGCTGCCATTATTATCTTCATTGGAATCGGAGCTTGGCTGGGGTTAACCCAAATCGATTCTCCTAAACATACCACCGCATACCGTAGCGCGAAGAAAGTCCAGCCCACATCGCAGGAGCAACCAAGTAATTTATATTATATCAATTCAGGTAATACCATTCAACAAATTGCAGTTCCAGACGGATCTACGATCGAACTATACCCCAATTCTGAAGTAAAATTCTGTTCAGATTTCACACGGATTAGCTCGCGAGAAATTCTATTAAAAGGCAAAGCCAAATTTACTGTGGCAAAGGATAAGACCAAGCCCTTCCGAGTTCATTCGGCAGGTTTGACAACAACGGCACTTGGCACCGTTTTCAGCGTCGACGAAGAGGGTACCGCGATTACGAAGATAAAACTATATGAAGGTCGTATTGAAGTCAAAAGCGATACAGGTTACCGAAATGAACAATCCTTAAATCTGCAGTTTCTACCCAATGAGGAAATCAGCATTGACCGGAAACAGCAACAGATTATTGCTGAGACCCGAATCAATGCTTCTCAATCCAGTAAACGGGGATCTTATCTAAAAACATCGGAACAATTGATCTTTAAAAACCTCCCCTTACAAGATGTGCTTCATATCATCAGCCATAATTATGCAGTGCGGCTGAGTTTTGATCCCAAAGATATTCAAGATAAATATTATAGTGGAACGTATAAAAATACAGCGTCAGCCTACATCAGTATGTTGACTGATATTCAAGCACTTCATAGCATAACCATCCATGTACAAACCGAATAAAATTCACTTAATTAACCCACAAATTATGCACATTTATTTACCTTCCAAGCATAGTATCCTGACTATGCTATTGTTGAGATCCAACATTCGAGCCGACGTAAGCTGGGCACTGCGTCTTGGCCTCATGGGGCTTTTGTCAACAAGCTATCTTCTTGCTAATGCCCAACAAAATGCTTCTATTAATGGAGTAATCAAAGATGAAACTGGGAAGCCCATTCCTTCGGCGACGGTTACCATACGTAATGCGACGAGCGGAATGAAAAAAACAACAACCAGCAGGCCTGACGGAACTTTTTCACTCGACCAGATTCCCGCTGGACAGGGCTACCAGATCAGCGTATCGTCTATCGGTTTTAAAAGCAGAGAACTTTTGGATTACACCATTACAGAAAGAGACAAGCTAGCGATCAATATCAGTTTGGAATCGAGTGCGCAAAACCTACAGGAGGTTGTCGTTACAGCGCTTGGTATCAAACGCGAAAAAAAAGCGCTCGGTTATACGGTCGCTGAACTCAAAGGCGACGAGCTGACGCAGGGCAAGGAAACCAATGTGGCGAATGCTCTATCGGGTAAAGTTGCCGGCGTGCAGGTGAGCCGCGCGGCATCCGGTGCCGGAGGTTCATCCAAGGTCGTGATACGTGGTAACAACTCACTTATCGGTAATAGCCAGCCGCTCTATGTTGTTGATGGAGTACCGATTGATAATCAAAACATTTCATCTCCAAACCAATCTGGGGGAACCGATTATGGTGACGGAATCGGAAACATCAATCCCGAAGACATCGAAACCATGTCGGTATTGAAAGGCCCAAACGCTGCAGCCCTCTATGGTCAGCGAGGAAGTAACGGCGTTATCTTGATCACAACTAAATCTGGGAAAGCTGGTAAAACCCGCTTTAGTTATGGTACAGATTTTTCATTGGGCAATGGCTTGGTATTACCTGATTTTCAGAATGTCTATGGCCAAGGCTTGAATGGTACATTTACACACTTCAGAAAAGATGACGGTACAATTGTCTCCATGAGTGAGGCCCTGAAAAATGGCTACAGTGGTATGCCTAAAATGAGTGCTGGACGTGACCGTACAACACGGGCTAGCTGGGGTGCAAAAATGGAAGGTCAGACTTATGAAGACGCTTATGGCAACATCTTACAGTTAACACCAAAGCCAGATACCTACTCGTCATTTTTTCAAACAGAGAAACAGTTTGTCAACAACCTTAGTATCGATGGCGGAACCGACAAAGTAAACTACCGTTTTTCATTTGCCAATACAGATGTAAAGGGGTATATCCCCACCAATACGTTAAAGAGAAACAATTTCGGTTTACGTACCCAAGCCAAAATAACCGATAAATTTCATATCGACATCAAGGCCAACTATATCGCCCAAAAGGGACAGAACCGGCCTACATTGGCCGATGCTGCAGACAACCCGGCTTACCTATTCATCAGCCAGCCGCGAAGCTTGGGCAACGACATCATGGCCCAGTATAAATGGACCGCACAGGAGATTAGTAGACAGCTCGGATTTTCTGGATTGACGGAAGGATTGGAGAAAACATATGCCACCAATAGTTCTACTGCCAACCCCTTTTGGACCATTCATGAAAACCACAACGAAGACCGGCGGGACCGTATTATAGGCTTGCTCCGTCTAAGTTACGACTTCGCTCCTTGGCTTAAGGTTACAGCGACTGGAGGGACCGACTTCTATACCGATCAACGGTTCCGCTACCGCCCCATTAATACCTACCAGAGTCTAAACCGAAAAGGCGACATCCGAGAAGAGGTCATCAGAGCCCGCGAAGACAATTTTGATGTTTTGGCCAGTTCTAACTTTAAATTGACCGACGATATTAAACTCAGTGCCAACTTAGGGGCCAGCCATCAAAGTAGGTATTTGCGTATGACCGGCAACTCGGGCAATCAATTTATTGTTCCCAATCTCTTTGTAATCAATAACACCACGACAAATAGTTACATATTTGACCTGATCGAGTCCAAGATTAATTCGGCTTATCTATCGGGTCAATTCAGTTACAAAGACTATTGGTTTGTTGATTTCTCCGCCCGTAACGACTGGTCTTCGACTCTTTCAAAGGAAAATAATTCGTTCTTTTATCCTTCGGTAAGCTCCAGTTTGGTCTTATCGGATGCTTTCAAATGGCAGTCTGAAGCCCTGTCTTTTGCTAAAATCAGGGCCTCTTGGGCACAAGCAGGGAGTTCAGGAAACCCTTATCAGCTGACAGGAGCCTATAGTCTCAACCAGTACACCCACGGTGGTGTACCGATGGCTTCGTATACAGAAATTATTCCTGATCCGAATTTGAAAAACGAATTGACCACGTCGATCGAAGCTGGGGCAGATCTGCGATTTCTGAAAAACAGACTTTCGTTCTCTTTTACCTACTATCAGGCCAAGACAAAGAATCAGATTCTGGACGTACCAATCGCCCCTTCCAGTCTCTATGTAAAAAACAGGATCAACGCTGGAGAAATTAGCAACAGAGGTATTGAATTTGTCTTGGGAGCAACACCAATCAAAAGCGAATCGGGTTTTGAATGGAATACCACCTTCAATTACAACCGCAACCGAAATAAAGTAGAATCACTCTATCCCGGTGTAGAAAGCTTTTTACTCGCTACAGACCGCGGGATAAATGTGGTTGCGGAGGTCGGAAAACCATTTGGCCAGCTCATTGGGACACAGTTTGCATGGATCAAAGATGAGCAGGGAAATAGATTGATCGATCCTACGACTGGGCTGCCTTTGCGCACAGCTGGGCGTGTAGAAACTGATCTTGGCAATGCGCAACCCGACTGGCTGGGAGGTTTTGCCAATACCTTTAAATATAAAGGTTTCAATCTATATGCGCTTGTCGACATCCGCCAGGGCGGTGTGATCTTCTCCCAGTCCAACCGTGAGCAGATTATTTATGGTACTTCTAAAAAGACCTTAGAAGGACGTGATGGCAGCTACATTGCCGAGGGGATCGTGGGACAAAAAGATGGATCAGGCAATTGGACAAGCACAGGAACAAAAAATAGTAAACAGGTCGCCGCACAAGATTATTGGAACATGGTTGCGAGTGACAAAGAGGTCATGGTATCCGAAGAAATGATCAATGATATGAGCTATATTGCCATGCGCGAAATCAGTCTTTCGTATTCTTTCCCGAAGAAACTGATGCCGCATAAACTCGTCAGCTCGCTAAAATTTGGCGTGTATGGACGTAACCTTTTTTACTTTCAACGGAAAACGGATGGATTTTCACCAGAAGCTTCTGCTTTCAACGTAAACAATAGCTCGATTGGTATTGAATCAACTTCACTTCCAATGATGCGCACATTCGGTATTAATCTCACTGTTGGTCTGTAACCCCTTTATCATGAAAAAGAAATTATTTAAAAATACATTCATCGTCGGACTTATTTCTGTGGCAGGACTAGGTTCATGTACCAAAGATTTCGAACGGATCAATACGCCGCCGACATCTGTCACCACTGTAGACCCTTCCTTACTCATAGCTCGCATTCTACGAGATGGTACTTTTCAGGAATCAGGGGAACTACCCAACAACAAGTTTGGCTCTTGGATCCAACATTGGGCTGGTGGACCGGTAGTGCCTGTTTCTCGATATTTTGAAGGACCCGAAAATCTTATTTGGTCGCAGCACTACACCCTGCTCCGCAATATTGTTCAGATCAAACAGGAATTGAGCGGCAAGGAAGACAATGCAGAAGGGAGAAGTAAACTGGCTATTGCCGAGCTTTATGAAGCATACCTCTATCAGCGCCTTACAGACTTGTTTGGTGATATCCCCTACTCCGAGATCACAAAATCCAATAAGGAAATTAATCGTACCCCCAAATTTGACAAACAAGAAGATATCTATCCGGCACTGGTTCAAAAAGTCGATGCAGCTATAGCAAGGCTTACGAGCGGCGACCTGTCTTACGGCTCTTCAGATTTCTTTTACAAAGGCAGCATTGACAAATGGAAAAAATTTGGCAATTCACTCAAACTAAAGCTAGGCATGCGCTTACGCTATGCCAACCCCGCTTTGGCGCAGAAAACGGTTACCGAAGCCATGACCTCCACAGTAGGTCTATTCAGTAGCAACAGTGACAACGCGGCTGTGCCGACTTACAACGATGCTCAAGCTGAAAACCAAAACCCTATCCTGCGTCAAATGACAACAGGAAGTGCCGATCTACGTTATCTTGCCAATACATTAGTCGATAAACTAAAAGAATACAACGACCCTAGGCTTCCACTACTTGCCGAACCAGTCAATGTCAATGGTACGGCAACCTATCAGGGCATTGGGGTCTCGCTGACCGATAATCAACTATCCCAATTGATTCGAGCCAATTATTCAACAGCGAATAAATCAACTTGGTTTAGTCTTAGCTTTGCTCCAATTCCGAGTTATGCTTTTACTTATTCGGATATCTGTTTCTACAAAGCCGAAGCGGCTCTATTAGGCTGGGGAGCTACAAGTGCCAATGCCCAAACATTCTTTACAGAAGGGGTGAAAGCTGCGTTGGCGCTTCCGCCCTACAATATGGCGGCAATTCCAACTTCCTACGAACCTATATTAAGTTTAAACAGTCTGACTGACGAACAGAAGATGGAGAAAATAGCGACACAAAAGTGGATTCACCTATTTGGCAGAGATATGGAAGCATTTGCTGAGTGGCGACGTACGGGATATCCTCGATTAACCCCCGGTCCTAACCCAGGTTCCACCAACGGACAAATACCACGTCGGGCAATTTATTCCAGTGAAGAGGCTGAGCTGAACGCGTCGAATCTCAAGGAAGCTGCGGCACGAATGACAAATGGCGACTCCTTCCTATCGAAAGTTTGGTGGGACAAGAAATAAACGTACACCTGTAATCGGAATTATAAACAAAAGGAGCTGTTTACGATTATTCCGAGAATTACGAATACATAGAGAGCTGATGTTACTATCGGCTCCCTATTTATTTCGTCTAATCTAAAATTCGTCAGGTTGTCAACGTTGACCGAATAACCTATAAATTAAAGGTGCTATCGGATCCTTTTAAATAATTTTCACAGCACAGAATAGGCGAATGGATGATAAAAACTAGGTCAATTGCAGATCGTCAAGGCTAATATTCTCCTTCTTTAATGCGGTGATTTCATCTTCCAATTTCTTTAAATTTTCATTGATCAGCGTTACACTACTTTTTGGAAGAACCGTCTCCCGATCATTGGATTTGATGGATTGTGTTGTCACAATCAATTCCAAATCGTAGTCTGCCAGGTTGATTCCTTTGACGGGATAGTTAGCGAAGTTCCAAAGTTTAGGATACTCTTTTTTTTGCTGATTAAAAACGATCGTGTTGACCCGGGATTCACCTGGCTGGAGTACACTGTCAGATTCGCCAAAAATAGATTGCTCGTCGCTGATAATAGCTTGTGAAGACCGTTTTTTCAGTACATACGAAAAACCCAGACTTCCTGTTAGCGGCTGTTTGCCTATATACTTCATACTTACAATGATTCTTGGGACAGACTCGCCAAAAAAATCTTCGAGATCCAATTCAATAGGTTCCAATTGAAAGACGGCCAGGTCTTTTTTTACCCGTTCAAATTCAGATTTCTGCTTTTGCAAACTATCTATTTCTTGTTGAAGATGCACTATTTTCCGTTCCTGCTGCTTTTGAAGGATATCATCGGCCAGGTCCAATACAGCACCGTAAGATTTGCCATCGATCAGACCTAACGATATATGGTTTATTGATTCTTCATGATACTTTTCAGGTTCATTCATTTTGAGCCACATCGCTTCGGATAATGCCACTCGCAAGGCCTTTTCCAAGTTCGCTTTTTCTTTATCATTCAGCTTTGCTTCTACTTTTTTACGAGAACTATCAAAGGACGATTGATCCTTTCCACTTAGTTTCTCGCTACAAGAGCTTAAAGACAATGTCAAGAATAGTCCTATAAATACGATTTTTATTACTTGTTTCATTTTAAACATATGTTATTTTCGGATGAATTTTTACTACCTTATTTTCTTTCACCATCTCAGGATGGTTTCGCTTATTTATTGATGAAATTTTACTTTTTCTTGAGTAAAAGATACAATTTATCGTAATCTTCCCAATCACCGAAACCTGCGAAATTTGGTTTTTCGCTCCATGAAACCATAGCTTTACAATCAAAACAGATCTTAGCGATCCCCATGCATTGCTTATTTTTATAGAACACAAGGATATCTCGAAATTCATAAATACAAGAGGTGTCGACATGATCGGTTCTTGTTTTTAAGAAAAATAGTGAGTCGACAGTACTATAGAGAGATTGATCCAGTGAGCCTCTAACATATCCTATATTCTTCAAATGAGATAAAAGGGAAAGATCCAACTTATCATCTTCCAATATTGATAACAAAAGACGCTCTTTCTCAGATTTATTCTTTTTGTCCTCCAATTCACCTATTTTAAATAAATCAATATCCATAAAATAATACTCCAGTGAATCAAAATTAGATGATATCGGGACCGAGGACTCTTTTTCCCGCTGTTCTAGGGTTCCACTATTTATGCAACCTTGCAGATAAATAGCACTGAAAAGTAGGTATCTAACGGTAAAACATATTATTCTTTGCATACAAATAATTTACAGGCTTTTGAGTGGTTTAGCTATTTTCAAAATTATCAATTTCATTTTATAATCTAGTCGAAGAGAAAACCACATTTCTTAAGTACCCCATTACACAGCTGAAAGGGAGCTGTTGCGAGCGTTACAGATGCTAAACCTAGTTGAACATGCTATGGAAAAATTTATGTTCATTAGAAGTTTACACGGCATAAAATGTAGTAGTAAAACAACTACAGCTTTATAAAAATTAACCGCAACAAAACTTAACTACAAGATTTTTGGTTTACTTTTGTGATAGATATATAATATTATGAAACAGAAATTTTACCTGCCACTTTTAGCATTGACCTTGACCGCAATTATTAGCTGTAACAAAAACAATAATAACATTGATGACCCTAAAAATAATCAGTCTGTTGTTATCGACAATAATGCGAGCCAACTGAATGCACGTTTAGATCATCAAAATGCTGGTTTATTGCCGTTATCTAATCTTTTAGCATCCGGTAAGCGAGCAGCCAATGGTTCGACAGTCACTGCCACTCAAAACCCAGACTTCTCATTAGCATTGGTCGCACAAGTCGCTCCTCCGGATTATGAAGGCAATAAGCTTCGGGCAACCCATGTTGCTGTTTCGGGCAACTACGCTTATGTAAGTTACAATACCGAAGGCGATCGCTATCTTGGTGGTGTCGATGTCATCGACATTTCAGATATTAATAACCCACGTCTTATTGTAAATGCTAAATTGCCGAATATCGACATTAGCTCCTTGGCAGTTGATGGCAATAGTCTACTCTTAGCTGGAGCAGCAGATGAAGGTGTATTGGCAAAAATGACCTCCCCTGCAGTTCTTATTGTTTTACCGCTTCAGAATGGCTTACCTACCGATGCTTATCGTTATACAGGTCTGCCAAGCTATGTGGCAACAGATGTTACTTTTAACAACGAAAGCCAGTATGCTGTTTCAGGTAATGCGGGTGCTATTTCTAAAATCAATAAATCTTCGGGCGCTATCGAAAAATCGGTAACTATTGCGGATCTCCTATCTGTAAGAACATACCAGAATCAAGTGTATGTGCTTTCAGGAACACAGGGGATAAAAGTTGTATCCAATAATCTTGATCCGGTTAAAACAATCAATGTGGGTCAAAATCCAAGTTCAGCAAAACGTACTATCGATTTTTACAGCAGTTATCTTTTAGCTT
The DNA window shown above is from Sphingobacterium thalpophilum and carries:
- a CDS encoding CsbD family protein, translating into MSELTWKGRWNEIKGKVKQQYADLTDDDLLYAEGKEDELVGKLQKKTGKTQDEVNKWLNDL
- a CDS encoding sigma-70 family RNA polymerase sigma factor — encoded protein: MEINYASIVRRFEEYFDLWSSKVYQYALNKTKSSYLAEETVQRVFIKLWKNMRDKNIDSSIESQIFCITRTVVIDLVKAEYNRKKLLDHDQTVVLRHSPHDDFYAKQLSSTLHEIVDKLPKKRREIFMLSRFSNLSHQEIAKKLAISTKTVENQLTLALKTIRKALLFSILVQIIF
- a CDS encoding FecR family protein, producing the protein MKITKELIDNYLSGKANAEEIAAIENALANNEFYWEDLMPGAEWQEYEVDSDFKNQKEIKAHIFKQIGQKNKDRFNWLKYAAIIIFIGIGAWLGLTQIDSPKHTTAYRSAKKVQPTSQEQPSNLYYINSGNTIQQIAVPDGSTIELYPNSEVKFCSDFTRISSREILLKGKAKFTVAKDKTKPFRVHSAGLTTTALGTVFSVDEEGTAITKIKLYEGRIEVKSDTGYRNEQSLNLQFLPNEEISIDRKQQQIIAETRINASQSSKRGSYLKTSEQLIFKNLPLQDVLHIISHNYAVRLSFDPKDIQDKYYSGTYKNTASAYISMLTDIQALHSITIHVQTE
- a CDS encoding SusC/RagA family TonB-linked outer membrane protein, whose amino-acid sequence is MHIYLPSKHSILTMLLLRSNIRADVSWALRLGLMGLLSTSYLLANAQQNASINGVIKDETGKPIPSATVTIRNATSGMKKTTTSRPDGTFSLDQIPAGQGYQISVSSIGFKSRELLDYTITERDKLAINISLESSAQNLQEVVVTALGIKREKKALGYTVAELKGDELTQGKETNVANALSGKVAGVQVSRAASGAGGSSKVVIRGNNSLIGNSQPLYVVDGVPIDNQNISSPNQSGGTDYGDGIGNINPEDIETMSVLKGPNAAALYGQRGSNGVILITTKSGKAGKTRFSYGTDFSLGNGLVLPDFQNVYGQGLNGTFTHFRKDDGTIVSMSEALKNGYSGMPKMSAGRDRTTRASWGAKMEGQTYEDAYGNILQLTPKPDTYSSFFQTEKQFVNNLSIDGGTDKVNYRFSFANTDVKGYIPTNTLKRNNFGLRTQAKITDKFHIDIKANYIAQKGQNRPTLADAADNPAYLFISQPRSLGNDIMAQYKWTAQEISRQLGFSGLTEGLEKTYATNSSTANPFWTIHENHNEDRRDRIIGLLRLSYDFAPWLKVTATGGTDFYTDQRFRYRPINTYQSLNRKGDIREEVIRAREDNFDVLASSNFKLTDDIKLSANLGASHQSRYLRMTGNSGNQFIVPNLFVINNTTTNSYIFDLIESKINSAYLSGQFSYKDYWFVDFSARNDWSSTLSKENNSFFYPSVSSSLVLSDAFKWQSEALSFAKIRASWAQAGSSGNPYQLTGAYSLNQYTHGGVPMASYTEIIPDPNLKNELTTSIEAGADLRFLKNRLSFSFTYYQAKTKNQILDVPIAPSSLYVKNRINAGEISNRGIEFVLGATPIKSESGFEWNTTFNYNRNRNKVESLYPGVESFLLATDRGINVVAEVGKPFGQLIGTQFAWIKDEQGNRLIDPTTGLPLRTAGRVETDLGNAQPDWLGGFANTFKYKGFNLYALVDIRQGGVIFSQSNREQIIYGTSKKTLEGRDGSYIAEGIVGQKDGSGNWTSTGTKNSKQVAAQDYWNMVASDKEVMVSEEMINDMSYIAMREISLSYSFPKKLMPHKLVSSLKFGVYGRNLFYFQRKTDGFSPEASAFNVNNSSIGIESTSLPMMRTFGINLTVGL
- a CDS encoding SusD/RagB family nutrient-binding outer membrane lipoprotein gives rise to the protein MKKKLFKNTFIVGLISVAGLGSCTKDFERINTPPTSVTTVDPSLLIARILRDGTFQESGELPNNKFGSWIQHWAGGPVVPVSRYFEGPENLIWSQHYTLLRNIVQIKQELSGKEDNAEGRSKLAIAELYEAYLYQRLTDLFGDIPYSEITKSNKEINRTPKFDKQEDIYPALVQKVDAAIARLTSGDLSYGSSDFFYKGSIDKWKKFGNSLKLKLGMRLRYANPALAQKTVTEAMTSTVGLFSSNSDNAAVPTYNDAQAENQNPILRQMTTGSADLRYLANTLVDKLKEYNDPRLPLLAEPVNVNGTATYQGIGVSLTDNQLSQLIRANYSTANKSTWFSLSFAPIPSYAFTYSDICFYKAEAALLGWGATSANAQTFFTEGVKAALALPPYNMAAIPTSYEPILSLNSLTDEQKMEKIATQKWIHLFGRDMEAFAEWRRTGYPRLTPGPNPGSTNGQIPRRAIYSSEEAELNASNLKEAAARMTNGDSFLSKVWWDKK
- a CDS encoding DUF6694 family lipoprotein, with protein sequence MKQVIKIVFIGLFLTLSLSSCSEKLSGKDQSSFDSSRKKVEAKLNDKEKANLEKALRVALSEAMWLKMNEPEKYHEESINHISLGLIDGKSYGAVLDLADDILQKQQERKIVHLQQEIDSLQKQKSEFERVKKDLAVFQLEPIELDLEDFFGESVPRIIVSMKYIGKQPLTGSLGFSYVLKKRSSQAIISDEQSIFGESDSVLQPGESRVNTIVFNQQKKEYPKLWNFANYPVKGINLADYDLELIVTTQSIKSNDRETVLPKSSVTLINENLKKLEDEITALKKENISLDDLQLT